In one Flexibacter flexilis DSM 6793 genomic region, the following are encoded:
- a CDS encoding DUF2480 family protein yields MTEENNIVNRVANSGLITINLEDYYHAGERVLWDIAPHLFQGLLLREKDFRDFIKQHDWAQYEGKNIAITCSADAIVPTWAYMLLATQFEPYAHRVVFGDLQTLEQALYQEAIARIDKTALTDAKVIVKGCNKYDVPVFAYTELAYQLKPYVASLMFGEACSNVPLYKKKAAKKATE; encoded by the coding sequence ATGACAGAAGAAAATAACATTGTTAATCGCGTTGCCAATAGCGGACTAATTACGATCAATTTGGAAGATTATTATCATGCTGGAGAAAGAGTGTTATGGGACATTGCGCCGCATTTGTTTCAGGGGCTTTTGTTGCGCGAAAAAGATTTCAGAGACTTTATCAAACAACACGACTGGGCACAATACGAAGGTAAAAACATTGCTATTACGTGCAGTGCCGATGCCATCGTCCCGACGTGGGCGTATATGTTGTTGGCCACGCAGTTTGAGCCATACGCGCACCGCGTGGTATTCGGGGACTTGCAAACGCTGGAGCAGGCTTTGTACCAAGAGGCCATCGCCCGAATAGACAAAACCGCCCTGACCGATGCCAAAGTAATCGTGAAAGGCTGCAACAAATATGATGTGCCCGTGTTTGCTTATACGGAACTGGCCTATCAACTAAAGCCGTATGTGGCCAGCCTCATGTTTGGGGAAGCGTGCAGCAACGTGCCTTTGTACAAGAAAAAAGCCGCCAAGAAAGCCACAGAATAA